The segment CGAGGCATGAACGTGCGCGACACCGTCGACGACGTTCTTCTTGACCCGTTTCCGGGGCCGTGCGCTGCCTTTTGCCATAAGCGATCGATCCTTAAAGATAAATGAGGTTTACTTCTTCACGCCCTTGCGGGGGCCCTTGCGGGTGCGCGCGTTGGTCTTGGTGCGCTGCCCGTTCACGGGCAGGCCGCGGCGATGGCGCAGGCCGCGATAGGTGCCCAGATCCATCAGGCGCTTGATGTTCATGGAGATTTCACGACGGAGGTCGCCCTCGACCTTCATCTTGCCAACCTCGGCACGCAGGGCTTCGATCTCGCCCTCCGTCAAGTCCTTGATTTTCCTGTTGGGTTCGACGTTAGAGGCGGCGCAGATCTCGCGCGCGCGCGTTCTCCCGATACCATATATTGAGCACAACGCGATCGAGGCGTGCTTGTTAACCGGGATATTGATGCCTGCAATACGAGCCATTCAGCCACTCCACGCGCCGACCGGGCGCTGCTCCTGTCTGATAACGAAAACGGGCAATTTTATGCCCAAACAAACGACAAATCAATGGGCGCCGGCCGGCAGCCGGCGCCCGGGGGTCCGCCCTCAGCCCTGGCGCTGCTTGTGGCGGGCGTCCTTGCAGATGATGCGGACCACGCCGCGGCGGCGCACCACCTTGCAGTTACGGCAGACTCTCTTCACGGATGCTTGTACTTTCATGCCACTACTCCAGATAACGAATTGATATTGCCGACAATACCCGCTCAGCGCAGGAGGCCGGAGCCCGGCCGGCCACCCTTCAGGTTGGCCTTCTTGAGCAGGCTGTCATACTGATGCGACATCAGGTGCGCCTGTATCTGCGCCATCAGGTCCATGACCACGACCACGATGATCAGCAGGGAGGTGCCGCCGAAATAGAACGGCACGTTCCAGTACACGATCAAAAACTCCGGCAGCAGGCAGACCAGGGTGATGTAGATCGCGCCGATCAGGGTCAGTCGCGTCATCACGCTGTCGATGTAGCGCGCGGTCTGCTCGCCCGGCCGGATCCCCGGGATGAACGCGCCCGACTTCTTCAGGTTCTCCGCCGTGTCGTTCGGATTGAACTGCAGCGCGGTATAGAAAAAGGCGAAGAATATGATCGCCACCGCGAACAGCATCACGTAGACCGGCTGCCCCGGCGACAGGGTGCCCGCGATATCCTTCAGCCATTCCATCCCTTCGCTGTTGCCGAACCAGCTCGCGGCCGTGGCCGGGAACAGGATGATCGACGAGGCGAAGATCGGCGGGATCACGCCCGCCATGTTCAGCTTCAGCGGCAGGTGGCTGACCTGCCCGGCGATCATCCGCCGGCCCTGCTGCCGCTTGGCGTAATTCACCGTGATGCGGCGCTGGCCCCGCTCCACGAACACCACCGCGGCCGTCACCGCGATCGCCAGCACCAGCAGCATCAGCACGGTGAAGACGTGCAACTCACCGGTGCGCGCCAGTTCCAGGGTCCCGCCCACGGCCCGCGGCAGGCCGACGACGATGCCGGCGAAGATGATCATCGAGATGCCGTTGCCGATGCCGCGCTCGGTGACCTGCTCGCCCAGCCACATCAGGAACATGGTGCCCGTCACCAGCGTCGCCGCGGCGGTCACGCGGAACACCCAGCCCGCCTCGATCACCACCGGCACGGGCCCGATGCGCTGGCTCTCCAGCGCGATGGTGATGCTCACGGCCTGGAACGCCGCCAGCGCGACCGTCAGGTAGCGCGTGTACTCGGTCAGCTTGCGCCGGCCGGCCTCGCCTTCCTTCTTGATCTGCTCCAGCGAGGGGAGCACCGCGCTCAGCAGCTGGATGATGATGGCCGCCGAGATATACGGCATCACGCCGAGCGCGAACACCGAGAAGCGACCCAGGGCGCCGCCCGAGAACATGTTGAACATGTCGAGGATGGTGCCGCGCTGCTGATCGAACAGCGCGGCGAGCGCGACCGGATCGATGCCCGGCACCGGGATGAACGCCCCGACACGGAACACCAGCAGCGCGCCGAGCAGGAACAGCAGACGCCGCCGCAGCTCGGTCAGCCCCGCCAGTCCACCGAGCCCGCCGGCCGCAGCTGATCTGTTACCCGCCACTTATTCCTCGATTTTGCCGCCCGCGGCCTCGATGGCGGCGCGGGCACCCTTGGTGACCGCGATGCCGCGCAGGGTAACCGCCACGCCGATCTCGCCCGAGGCGATCACCTTGGCGCGCTCGACGCGGCCGTTGATGACGTTGGCCTGCTTGAGCGCGGCGAGGTCGATCACGTCCGCCTTCACCTTGGCGAGTTCCGACAGGCGCACCTCGGCGCGGTCGCGCGCCATGCGCGAGACGAAACCGACCTTGGGCAGGCGGCGGTGCAGCGGCATCTGGCCGCCCTCGAAACCGAGCTTGTGATAACCGCCCGCGCGCGCGTACTGGCCCTTGTGGCCGCGTCCGGCGGTCTTGCCCAGCCCGGAACCGACCCCGCGTCCGACGCGGCGGGCCACCCGCTTGGCGCCCGGCGCCGGCTTGAGTGTGTTCAAGCGCATCATCAGCCTACTTCCTCGCATTTGATCATGTAGGAGATCTTGTTGATCATCCCGCGCGTGCACGGCGTGTCCTCGACCGTGGCGGACTGGTGCAGTCGGCGCAGACCGAGTCCCTGCGCGCAGGCCTTGTGCGCGGCCAGGCGCCCGTGCAGGCTGCGGACCAGCGTCACCTTGAGGGTTTTCTTTCCCGCGGCCATCACAGGATCTCCTCGACCTTCTTGCCGCGCTTGCGTGCGACTTCCTCGGGGTTCGTCATTTCCTGCAGCCCCTTGATGGTGGCGCGGACGACGTTGACCGAATTCGAGGAGCCGATGCACTTGGCCAGCACGTCGTGCACGCCGAGCACCTCGAACACCGCGCGCATGGCGCCGCCGGCGATGATGCCGGTACCCGCCGACGCCGGCTGCATGAAGACCTTAGCCGCGCCGTGCGTGGCCATGATCGGATACTGCAGCGTGCCGCCGTTGAGCTTGACCTGCTTCATGTTGCGGCGCGCGTTGTCCATCGCCTTCTGGATCGCCGCCGGCACCTCGCGGGCCTTGCCGCTGCCGAAACCGATCTTGCCGTTGCCGTCGCCGACCACGGTCAGCGCGGAGAAACCGAACTGGCGTCCGCCCTTGACGGTCTTGGACACGCGCCGTACCGCGACCAGTTTCTCCTGCAGCTCATCGCTGCTTTCGCTTGCCTCGAATCTCGCCATCGTATCGACCCTTGCTTAGAATTCCAGCCCGTGTTCACGCGCGGCATCGGCCAGCGCCTTCACGCGCCCGTGATATTTGTATCCCGACCGGTCGAAAGCGACCCGGGTCAGGCCGGCCGCCTTGGCCCGCTCCGCGATCATCTTGCCGACCACGGCCGCCGCCGAGGCATTGCCGGTGTAACCCTCGAGCGCCGCCTTGACGTCGGCGTCCAGCGTGGACGCGCTGGCGACGACGCTGGAAGCATCCGGCGTGTGTACCTGCGCGTAAATGTGCCGGGGCGTGCGGAAAACGCTCAGACGATAGGCTTCCAGCTCCCTCATCTTGGCGCGTCCACGACGCGCGCGCCGCAAGCGTGTCAGTTTCTTGTCCATGTGTTTTGCCAACCTTATTTCTTCTTGGCCTCTTTGAGGACCACCTGTTCATCCGCGTAACGCACGCCCTTGCCCTTGTAGGGCTCCGGCGGACGGTAGGCGCGGATATCGGCGGCCACCTGACCGACCTTCTGTTTGTCGATGCCCTTGACCACGATCTCGGTCTGGCTCGGGGTCTCGATCGTGATCCCCTCGGGGATCGGGTAATTGACCGGATGTGAGAAACCGAGCGTCAGGTTAAGGGCCTTGCCCTGCACCTGGGCGCGATAACCCACGCCGACCAGGGTGAGCTTGCGCTCGAAGCCCTTGCTTACACCGGTCACCATGTTCTTCAGCAGCGCGCGCACCGTGCCGGACATGGCATGGAACAGCCCGCTTTCGTCGTCGAGCTGGACCTTGAGCTCGCCGTCCTCCTGCACCAGCCGGATCGCCGCCGGGATGTCGCGCCGCAGCTCGCCCTTGGCGCCCTTGATGGCGACCGTGCCCGGGTTCACGGTAACGGCGACCCCGGAGGGCAGCGTGATGGGTTGTTTAGCTATTCTTGACATGGCTCCTCACTCACGAAACCAGGCAGATGACTTCGCCGCCCTGACCCTTGGCGCGCGCGGCGCGGTCGGTCATGACACCGGCCGAGGTGCTCACGATGGCGATGCCGAGTCCGCCCATGACCTTGGGCAGCTCGTCGCGGCCATGATAGGTGCGCAGGCCGGGACGGCTCGCGCGCTTGAGGGTCGAGATCACCGGCTTGCCCTCGAAGTACTTGAGGGTGATCGTCATCGAGTTCTTGCCACCCTCCTGCGTCACTACGCAGTCGGCGATGTAGCCCTCGTCCTTCAACACGCCCGCGATCGCCGCCTTCAGCTTCGAGGCGGGCATCGTCACCGTCGCAACGCCGTTCTGCTGCGCGTTGCGAATGCGGGTCAGCATGTCTGCTATTGGATCCGTCATACTCATAAGATTGTCCTGTACCGTTGTGAACTACCAGCTCGCCTTGACCAGGCCCGGGATATCTCCGCGCATGGCGGCTTCGCGCAGCTTGTTGCGGGCGAGACCGAACTTGCGGTAATAGCCGTGCGGGCGACCCGTCAGGCGGCAGCGGTTGCGCAGCCGGCTGGGGCTGGCGTCGCGCGGCAACGACTGGAACTTGCGGCGCAGCTCGGCCTTCTCCTCCAGGCCCAGCTTGGGATCACGCAGCTGGTTCTTCAGCTCGGCCCGCTTGCCGGCATACTTGCGGATCACGCGCTGACGGCGGATCTCCCGGTTGACCATGGACGTCTTTGCCATAATTCCTGTTCCTCAGTTTCTGAACGGAAAGCTGAACGATTCGAGCAGGGCGCGGGCCTCTTCGTCGGTCTTCGCGCTGGTCGTCAGCGTAATGTCCATCCCGCGGATCGCGTCGATCTTGTCGTATTCGATCTCGGGGAAAATGATCTGCTCACGCACGCCCAGGGTGTAGTTGCCGCGGCCGTCGAAGGCACGCCCGTTCACGCCGCGGAAATCGCGGATGCGCGGAATCGAAATGCTGATCAGGCGATCCAGGAATTCATACATGCGATCGCGGCGCAGCGTCACCTTGCAGCCGACAGGCCAGCCCTCGCGCACCTTGAAGCCGGCGATGGACTTGCGCGCCTCGGTGACCACCGGCTTCTGGCCGCTGATCTTCTCCATGTCGGCGACGGCGTTCTCGATCACCTTCTTGTCGGCGATCGCCTCGCCCACGCCCATGTTGATCGTGATCTTCAGCAGGCGGGGCACCTCCATCACGCTCTTGTAGGAGAAGCGCTGCATCAGCTGCGGCACCACCTTGTCCTGATAGAATTCCTTCAATCTTGCCATGACGTTCAGCCTGCCCGATTCAACTGTCCAGAACTTCGTTATTCGACTTGAAGAAGCGCACCTTGCGCCCGTCTTCCAGCGTGCGGTAGCCGACCCGATCGCCTTTCTTCGTCAACGGGTTGAACAGCATCACGTTGGAGACATGAATCGGCGCCTCCTTCTCCACGATCCCGCCCGCGATGCCGCGCGTGGGATTCGGCTTGGTGTGACGCTTCACCATGTTGACGTTCTCCACGATCACCCGCTCGCTGTCCACCACGCGGACGACCGTGCCGCGCCGGCCCTTGTCCCTGCCGGCGATCACGATCACATCGTCGTTCTTCCTGATCTTGCTCATCTCGAACCTCGTTGTGCCCCGCCGCGCCTCAGAGAACTTCCGGCGCCAGCGATATGATCTTCATGAACTGCTCGGTGCGCAGTTCGCGCGTTACCGGCCCGAAGATGCGCGTGCCGATCGGCTGCTTCTGGTTGTTGAGCAGCACCGCCGCGTTGGTGTCGAAGCGGATGATGGAACCGTCGGGGCGGCGAATACCCTTGCGGGTACGCACCACGACCGCGTCGTACACCTCGCCCTTCTTGACCTTGCCGCGCGGTATCGCGTCCTTGATGCTGACCTTGATGATGTCGCCGATGCCGGCATAGCGGCGATGCGACCCGCCCAGCACCTTGATACACATCAGTTCGCGCGCGCCGCTGTTGTCCGCGACGTCCAGCCTTGTCTGCATCTGAATCATTTTTCCGTCTCCTTCAAGCGGCCGGCAGCGGTTATTCCGCCCGTCCGACGACCTTGACCAGGCGCCACGCCTTGGTCTTCGACAGGGGGCGCGACTGCTCGATGATCACCATGTCGCCTTCCCTGCATTCGTTGTTCTCGTCATGCGCGTGCAGCTTGGAGGAGCTGCGCACGTATTTCTTGTAGACCGGATGCGGCAGTCTGCGCTCGACCATGACGGTGATGGTCTTGTCCATCTTGTTGCTGATGACGCGGCCCGTGATGCTGCGCGTCGCCTTCATCTGTTCGCTCATTGGGATCCGCCCTTGGTTTTCTCGTTCAGCACCGTGTACAGCCGCGCGATGTCGCGCCGCACGTTACGAATGCGGTGGCTCTGGCCCAGCTGGCCGGTGCCCTTCTGCATGCGCAGATTGAACTGCTCGCGCAGCAGGCCGAGCAGATCCTGCTTCAGCTCGGGGACGCCCTTGCCTCTCAATTCTTTCGCTTTCATCACATCACCGTCCTGACCACGAACGCCGTCTTGATCGGCAGCTTCGCGGCCGCCAGCTTGAATGCCTCGCGCGCGACATCCTCGGTCACGCCTTCCATCTCGTACAGCATCTTGCCCGGGTGCGTCACCGCGACCCAGAACTCGACGTTACCCTTGCCGCTTCCCATACGAACCTCGAGCGGCTTCTTGGTCACCGGGGTATCGGGGAACACGCGGATCCAGACCTTGCCGCCGCGCTTCACAAAGCGGGTCATGGCGCGGCGGGCGGCCTCGATCTGGCGCGCCGTGATGCGGCCGCGCGCGACCGCCTGCAGGCCGTACTCGCCGAAACTCACCTTGTTGCCGCAGGTCGCAACGCCGCGGTTGCGCCCCTTCATCTGCTTGCGGAATTTGGTTCTCTTTGGCTGCAGCATCTTACATCCCTATCCTGAAAGTTAGGCGGACTCGACCTTGTCGGCGCCGCCATCGGCCTCGTGCGCGTCGCGGTCGAACACCTCGCCCTTGAAGACCCATACCTTGACGCCGATCGCGCCCGACGCGGTGCGCGCCTCGGTGAAGCCGTAATCGATGTCGGCGCGCAGGGTGTGCAGCGGCACACGGCCTTCGCGATACCACTCGCTGCGCGCGATCTCGGCGCCGTTCAGGCGGCCGGCCACGTTCACGCGGATGCCGAGGGCGCCCAGGCGCATCGTGTTGGTCACCGCGCGCTTCATGGCGCGGCGGTACATGATGCGGCGCTCGATCTGCTGCGCGATGCTCTCGGCCACCAGCTGGGCATCGAGCTCGGGCTTGCGGATCTCCTCGATGTTGATGTGCACGGGCACCTTCATCATCTCGGCGACTTCCTTGCGCAGGACCTCGATATCCTCGCCCTTCTTGCCGATCACCATGCCCGGACGCGCGGTCTGGATGGTGATGTGCGCGGTGCGCGCCGGACGCTCGATCTGGATGCGGCTCACCGAGGCCTGGGCCAGCTTCTTCTTGAGAAACTCGCGCACGCGCAGGTCGGTGAGCAGGTAGTCGGCGTAGTTCTTCGAATCGGCGTACCACTTGGAGGTCCAGTCCTTGACGATGCCAAGACGGATGCCGGTCGGATGTACTTTCTGGCCCATGATGTCCGCTCTCTAAATAGCTCTACTTGTCGCTCACCGCCACGGTGATGTGGCTGCTGCGCTTCAAAATCCGGTTGGTGCGGCCGCGCGCGCGCGGGCTAAAGCGCTTCTGCTGCGGACCCTCATCCACGAAGATGCGCGATACCTTGAGTTCGTCGATGTCGGCGCCCTCGTTGTGTTCGGCATTGGCAATGGCCGAAAGCAACAGCTTCCGCACGGCCACCGCCGCGTCCTTGGGGCTGAAGGCGAGCATGTTCAGGGCCCGGTCGACCGGCAGGCCGCGGATCTGGTCCGCCACCAACCGGCATTTCTGGGCCGATATGCCCGCGTATCTGCGCTTAGCGTAAACTTCCATCTTCGCCACCCGTGACTATTTGGTCTTCTTGTCCGCCGCGTGACCCTTGAAGGTGCGCGTCGCGGCAAATTCGCCCAGCTTGTGTCCGACCATGTTCTCGGTCACCAGGACGGGCACGTGCTGGCGCCCGTTGTGCACGGCGATGGTCAGGCCCACCATGTCGGGCAGGATCATGGAACGCCGCGACCAGGTCTTGATCGGACGCTTGCTGTTCTCCGCGACCGCCTGGTCCACCTTCTTGATCAGGTGCAGGTCGATGAACGGCCCCTTTTTTGATTGAACGTGGCATTGCTACCCTCTGCGGCTCGATTCTGTCCGGCTATCCTTACTTCGTCCTGCGGTCGCGCACGATCATGTTGCCGGTGCGCTTGTTCTTCCGCGTCTTGTATCCCTTGGTCGGCTGGCCCCACGGCGTCACCGGGTGCTTGCCGAAGTTACGGCCCTCGCCGCCGCCGTGCGGGTGATCCACCGGGTTCATCGCCGTGCCGCGCACGGTCGGGCGGATGCCGCGCCAGCGCTTCGCGCCGGCCTTGCCGAGCGAGCGCAGCGAATTCTCGGAGTTGCTGACCTCGCCGATGACGGCGCGGCAGTCGACCATGATGCGGCGCATCTCGCCCGAGCGCAGGCGCAGGATGGCGTAGGCACCTTCCTTCGCGATGAGCTGGGTGGAGGCGCCGGCGCTGCGCGCCAGCTGCGCGCCCTTCCCGGGCTTCATCTCCACGCAGTGGATCTCGGTGCCGACCGGGATGTGGCGGATCGGCAGGCAGTTGCCGCGGCGGATCGGCGCATCGCTGCCCGACAGCAGTTCGTCACCCGCGCTGACGCCCTTGGGCGCGACGATGTAGCGGCGTTCGCCGTCGGCGTACAGCAGCAGGGCGATGTGCGCGCTGCGGTTCGGGTCGTACTCGATGCGCTCGACGCGGGCCGGGATGCCGTCCTTGTCGCGCTTGAAATCGATGATACGGTAATAGCGCTTGTGGGCGCCGCCGACATGGCGCACCGTGATATGACCGTTGTTGTTGCGGCCGCTGCCACGGGTCATGCTCTCGATCAGCGCCGGATGCGGATCGCCCTTGTGCAGATCGGGATGCACCACCTTCACTACGAAGCGGCGCCCGGCCGAAGTCGGTTTGGTCTTTACGAGTGCCATGTCTCTATCGTCCCGTCACTGTCCTTTAGTGCTGCCCGGCGAAATCGATGTCGAAGCCGGGCTTGAGGGCCACATAGGCCTTCCTGAAATCGGCGCGCTTGCCGAACGAAGCGCCGAAGCGCTTGGTCTTGCCGCCGCAGTTGACCACCCGAACCTGCTCGACCTGCACGTTGAACATGTGCTCGACCGCCTGCTTGATCTCGGGCTTGGTGGCATCGGGGGCGACGCGGAACACGAACTGCTTGTGCTTGTCGGCCACCACGGTCGCCTTCTCGGAGACGTGGGGGGACAGCAGGATCTTCATCAGGCGTTCCTGGTTCATGCGAGCTGCTCCTCGAATTTCTTCACCGCGGCCGCCGTCATCAATACCTTCTCGAAACGGATCAGGCTGACCGGATCCACCGCGGCGGCGTTCATCACCTCGACCTTGTGCAGGTTGCGCGCGGACAGCATCAGCTTGTCGTCGTTGCTGTCGGTGACCACCAGCACGCTGTCGAGACCGAGCCCCTTCAGCTTCTCCACCAGCGACTTCGTCCTGGCGTCCTCGACTCCGAAGCTGTCCACCACCACCAGCCGGTCCTGCCGCAGCAGCTCGGACAGGATGGAGCGGATCGCCGCGCGATACATCTTGCGGTTGACCTTCTGCGAATAATCCGCGGGGACCGCCGCGAAGGTCTTGCCGCCGCCGCGCCACAGCGGGCTGCGGATGCTGCCGGCGCGGGCGCGGCCGCCGCCCTTCTGCTTCCAGGGCTTGATGCCGCCGCCGCTGACCTGGGAGCGCGTCTTCTGGGCATGGGTGCCGGCGCGGCCGGCGGCCAGATACGCGGTCACCACCTGGTGCACCAGCGCCTCGTTGAATTCGCAGCCGAAGGTGGCGTCGGCAACCTGCAGCGCGCCCCCGGACTTGCCCGTCGAACTTTTCAGCGTGATATCCATGAACCGATTCCTCAGCGCGCCTTGACCGAAGGACGCACGATGACGTCGCCGCCAGCGGCGCCGGGCACGGCGCCCCGCACCAGCAGCAGGTTGCGCTCGACGTCCACGCGCACCACTTCCAGATTCTGGATGCTGCGCTGCACGTCGCCCATGTGGCCCGCCATGCGCTTGCCCTTGAACACGCGGCCCGGCGACTGGCGCTGGCCGATGGAGCCCGGCGCGCGATGCGACAGCGAGTTACCGTGGGTGGCGTCGCCCATGGTGAAGTTGTGGCGCTTGATCGTGCCGGCGAAGCCCTTGCCCTTGGTGACGCCGCTGACATCGACCTTCTGCCCGGCTTCGAAGATGTCCGCCTTGATCTCGCCACCGACGGCGAGTGCGTCGCCTTCACCGTCACCCAGACGGAACTCCCACAGGCCGCGCCCGGCCTCGACGCTGGCCTTGGCGTAGTGGCCCGCCTGCGGCTTGGTCACCCGCGTCGCGCGGCGCGCGCCAGTGGTGACCTGCACGGCGCGATAGCCGTCGTTCTCGACCGTCTTGACCTGCGTGATGCGGTTGGGCGCAACCTCGATCACCGTGACCGGCACGGTGGTGCCGTCTTCGGTGAAGATGCGCGTCATCCCGTGCTTACGTCCGACTATGCCTAATGTCATGACACCGATTCCTCAATTCGTCCGCTAGTGCAGCTTGATCTGCACATCGACGCCCGCGGCGAGATCCAGCTTCATCAGCGCGTCCACCGTCTTGTCGGTGGGGTCGACGATGTCGAGCAGGCGCTTGTGCGTGCGGATCTCGTACTGGTCGCGCGCATCCTTGTTGGCGTGCGGCGAGATCAGGATGGTGAAGCGCTCCTTGCGCGTCGGGAGCGGAATCGGCCCCTTCACGTGCGCGCCGGTGCGCTTGGCGGTCTCCACGATCTCGCGCGCCGAACGGTCGATCAGCCGGTGATCGAACGCCTTCAACCGTATCCGTATCCTTTGACTTGTGGCCATTGCGGTTTCCTGATCCTGTTCCTTGCTTAACCGGGGACGGACTGAAGTCCGTCCCCTTGCCTTTGTCCTTTTCCGGTGCTGTTGAACCGGATGTTCGGGGACGGACTTCAGTCCGTCCCCGCTCTGCATGACGGATTACTCGAGTACTTTCGACACCACGCCGGCGCCGACGGTGCGGCCGCCTTCGCGGATCGCGAAGCGCAGGCCTTCTTCCATCGCGATCGGGTTGATCAGCGACACCGTCATCTTCACGTTGTCGCCCGGCATCACCATCTCAACACCCGACGGCAGGTCGCACGCGCCCGTCACGTCCGTCGTCCGGAAATAGAACTGCGGGCGGTACCCGTTGAAGAACGGCGTATGGCGGCCGCCCTCTTCCTTGCCCAGAATGTACACCTCGCACTCGAACTTCGTGTGCGGCGTGATCGAGCCCGGCTTGCACAGCACCTGCCCGCGCTCCACTTCCTCGCGCTTCGTGCCGCGCAGCAGCACGCCCACGTTGTCCCCCGCCTCGCCCTGGTCCAGCAGCTTGCGGAACATCTCCACGCCCGTGCACGTCGTCTTCGTCGTCGGCTTGATGCCCACGATCTCGATTTCGTCGCCCACCTTCACAATCCCGCGCT is part of the Gammaproteobacteria bacterium genome and harbors:
- the rpsM gene encoding 30S ribosomal protein S13 — encoded protein: MARIAGINIPVNKHASIALCSIYGIGRTRAREICAASNVEPNRKIKDLTEGEIEALRAEVGKMKVEGDLRREISMNIKRLMDLGTYRGLRHRRGLPVNGQRTKTNARTRKGPRKGVKK
- the rpmJ gene encoding 50S ribosomal protein L36, translating into MKVQASVKRVCRNCKVVRRRGVVRIICKDARHKQRQG
- the secY gene encoding preprotein translocase subunit SecY; its protein translation is MAGNRSAAAGGLGGLAGLTELRRRLLFLLGALLVFRVGAFIPVPGIDPVALAALFDQQRGTILDMFNMFSGGALGRFSVFALGVMPYISAAIIIQLLSAVLPSLEQIKKEGEAGRRKLTEYTRYLTVALAAFQAVSITIALESQRIGPVPVVIEAGWVFRVTAAATLVTGTMFLMWLGEQVTERGIGNGISMIIFAGIVVGLPRAVGGTLELARTGELHVFTVLMLLVLAIAVTAAVVFVERGQRRITVNYAKRQQGRRMIAGQVSHLPLKLNMAGVIPPIFASSIILFPATAASWFGNSEGMEWLKDIAGTLSPGQPVYVMLFAVAIIFFAFFYTALQFNPNDTAENLKKSGAFIPGIRPGEQTARYIDSVMTRLTLIGAIYITLVCLLPEFLIVYWNVPFYFGGTSLLIIVVVVMDLMAQIQAHLMSHQYDSLLKKANLKGGRPGSGLLR
- the rplO gene encoding 50S ribosomal protein L15, giving the protein MRLNTLKPAPGAKRVARRVGRGVGSGLGKTAGRGHKGQYARAGGYHKLGFEGGQMPLHRRLPKVGFVSRMARDRAEVRLSELAKVKADVIDLAALKQANVINGRVERAKVIASGEIGVAVTLRGIAVTKGARAAIEAAGGKIEE
- the rpmD gene encoding 50S ribosomal protein L30; this encodes MAAGKKTLKVTLVRSLHGRLAAHKACAQGLGLRRLHQSATVEDTPCTRGMINKISYMIKCEEVG
- the rpsE gene encoding 30S ribosomal protein S5 — protein: MARFEASESSDELQEKLVAVRRVSKTVKGGRQFGFSALTVVGDGNGKIGFGSGKAREVPAAIQKAMDNARRNMKQVKLNGGTLQYPIMATHGAAKVFMQPASAGTGIIAGGAMRAVFEVLGVHDVLAKCIGSSNSVNVVRATIKGLQEMTNPEEVARKRGKKVEEIL
- the rplR gene encoding 50S ribosomal protein L18, which gives rise to MDKKLTRLRRARRGRAKMRELEAYRLSVFRTPRHIYAQVHTPDASSVVASASTLDADVKAALEGYTGNASAAAVVGKMIAERAKAAGLTRVAFDRSGYKYHGRVKALADAAREHGLEF
- the rplF gene encoding 50S ribosomal protein L6 is translated as MSRIAKQPITLPSGVAVTVNPGTVAIKGAKGELRRDIPAAIRLVQEDGELKVQLDDESGLFHAMSGTVRALLKNMVTGVSKGFERKLTLVGVGYRAQVQGKALNLTLGFSHPVNYPIPEGITIETPSQTEIVVKGIDKQKVGQVAADIRAYRPPEPYKGKGVRYADEQVVLKEAKKK
- the rpsH gene encoding 30S ribosomal protein S8 is translated as MSMTDPIADMLTRIRNAQQNGVATVTMPASKLKAAIAGVLKDEGYIADCVVTQEGGKNSMTITLKYFEGKPVISTLKRASRPGLRTYHGRDELPKVMGGLGIAIVSTSAGVMTDRAARAKGQGGEVICLVS
- the rpsN gene encoding 30S ribosomal protein S14, with translation MAKTSMVNREIRRQRVIRKYAGKRAELKNQLRDPKLGLEEKAELRRKFQSLPRDASPSRLRNRCRLTGRPHGYYRKFGLARNKLREAAMRGDIPGLVKASW
- the rplE gene encoding 50S ribosomal protein L5, with the translated sequence MARLKEFYQDKVVPQLMQRFSYKSVMEVPRLLKITINMGVGEAIADKKVIENAVADMEKISGQKPVVTEARKSIAGFKVREGWPVGCKVTLRRDRMYEFLDRLISISIPRIRDFRGVNGRAFDGRGNYTLGVREQIIFPEIEYDKIDAIRGMDITLTTSAKTDEEARALLESFSFPFRN
- the rplX gene encoding 50S ribosomal protein L24; amino-acid sequence: MSKIRKNDDVIVIAGRDKGRRGTVVRVVDSERVIVENVNMVKRHTKPNPTRGIAGGIVEKEAPIHVSNVMLFNPLTKKGDRVGYRTLEDGRKVRFFKSNNEVLDS
- the rplN gene encoding 50S ribosomal protein L14, whose protein sequence is MIQMQTRLDVADNSGARELMCIKVLGGSHRRYAGIGDIIKVSIKDAIPRGKVKKGEVYDAVVVRTRKGIRRPDGSIIRFDTNAAVLLNNQKQPIGTRIFGPVTRELRTEQFMKIISLAPEVL
- the rpsQ gene encoding 30S ribosomal protein S17; protein product: MSEQMKATRSITGRVISNKMDKTITVMVERRLPHPVYKKYVRSSSKLHAHDENNECREGDMVIIEQSRPLSKTKAWRLVKVVGRAE
- the rpmC gene encoding 50S ribosomal protein L29, with product MKAKELRGKGVPELKQDLLGLLREQFNLRMQKGTGQLGQSHRIRNVRRDIARLYTVLNEKTKGGSQ
- the rplP gene encoding 50S ribosomal protein L16, giving the protein MLQPKRTKFRKQMKGRNRGVATCGNKVSFGEYGLQAVARGRITARQIEAARRAMTRFVKRGGKVWIRVFPDTPVTKKPLEVRMGSGKGNVEFWVAVTHPGKMLYEMEGVTEDVAREAFKLAAAKLPIKTAFVVRTVM
- the rpsC gene encoding 30S ribosomal protein S3, with product MGQKVHPTGIRLGIVKDWTSKWYADSKNYADYLLTDLRVREFLKKKLAQASVSRIQIERPARTAHITIQTARPGMVIGKKGEDIEVLRKEVAEMMKVPVHINIEEIRKPELDAQLVAESIAQQIERRIMYRRAMKRAVTNTMRLGALGIRVNVAGRLNGAEIARSEWYREGRVPLHTLRADIDYGFTEARTASGAIGVKVWVFKGEVFDRDAHEADGGADKVESA
- the rplV gene encoding 50S ribosomal protein L22, encoding MEVYAKRRYAGISAQKCRLVADQIRGLPVDRALNMLAFSPKDAAVAVRKLLLSAIANAEHNEGADIDELKVSRIFVDEGPQQKRFSPRARGRTNRILKRSSHITVAVSDK
- the rpsS gene encoding 30S ribosomal protein S19 translates to MDLHLIKKVDQAVAENSKRPIKTWSRRSMILPDMVGLTIAVHNGRQHVPVLVTENMVGHKLGEFAATRTFKGHAADKKTK